The uncultured Ilyobacter sp. nucleotide sequence TGTTTTAATCCTTGGAATCATAATTTTAACTTCATCTTTTAAAAATAAAGGGAGTTCTGAGGAGAAGAAAAGTATTAATTTAGAGGAAAAAATGACGGTTAATAATGTTTCAGATCTTCCAAATAGCTATCAAGAGATGAGAATAAAAGAAGAGATAGAAACACCTTTTGATAATAGCAATTACACAGAAAATGTAATTTATCAAAATCAAATGTTAGATGAAGAAAAGCATAAAAAATTGGATAAACTTTATCAAGAAGCGGAACTAGCTAAAAGAAGTGGAATAGGATTTGGTGTCAATAAGAGAAATAATGAAAACACCTCAATTGACCAAACTACCTATATTTCAAGAGAACAGAATTTAAATGACCAAGGAAGCAAGGATTCTTTCTTAAAAAATAAAGAATCTAGCCCTACCTACCTTAAAAATTATATAGAGGATCCAATATCACCATATGAAATAAAAGCAGGAACAGTAATACCTGGTATTATGATTACCGGAATTAATTCTGATCTACCGGGAAATATAGTTGGTCAAGTTAGAGAGTCAGTATTTGATAAAGTTTCTGGTAACTATCTTTTAATTCCTCAAGGCACTAAAATTTTTGGAACTTATGACTCCAATGTAAGTTGGGGACAGAATCGAGTACTAATTGTCTGGCAAAGGCTTATTTTTCCTAATGGAAAATCAATTAATCTCTCTAATATGCCAGGAGTTGATCTTACAGGCCAGGCAGGTTTCAGCGATAAAGTAAATAATCACTTTGGAACACTTTTAAAAGGAGTAGTGCTTACATCAATTACAGGTGCCGGCTCAGCAATAGTAACAAATGATGAAAATAATGATTATGAGTCTGAAGCTGCTAAGGCTGCAGGAATAGCAATTATTAATATTGGGAATAATTTTGCAGAAAAGGCCTTAGATGTACAGCCCACCATTGAAATAAGAGCAGGATATAGATTTAACATCATGGTAAATAGCGATATGATTTTAACACCTTATGAATAAAGAACAAAAATATTCAAAAAGGAAAACCTGATATGAAACTTAATTTTAATTTTTATAAGAAAAATATAATCGGCTATATATTCATTTTGTTTCTTCTTTCTGGAATATGGATGGCCACACAAACTTTTGCTAAATATACAGGATATCACCCTGGATTAGGTGATCCACTGGTTAAATTTAAAGGAATTAAAATATACAAACCTTTTTTGATTTTAATCTGGCTAAATAAATATTCCCACTTTGCTCCTATTGCTGCTCAAAAGTCAACACAAACATTATTTGGATTTATATTTACAGGATTTTTCATTATGGCTATTTTCAAAAGGCAGAATTCCTCTCTAGACACCCACGGTACTGCCAGATGGGCAAATATCTGTGATATCAGAGAATCTGGACTTTATTTAAAAAATAAAGAAGTTGAAAAAGCTTTAAAATCCTCTGGAATGTGGAATCTATATACCAAAAGACTACCTAAAGAAGAGCATCATAGGGATGGAGTTGTTTTAGGAAAAGACCGTAAAGGAAGAGAGATAATACATAATGGAGTTGAACACATTATGCTTATGGCCCCTACCAGGTCAGGTAAGGGGGTAGGTGTTATTATACCCACTCTTCTTACTTGGAAACACTCTACAATTGTTAATGATATCAAAGGTGAGAACTATCAACTCACAAAAAAATTCAGAGAAGCATTGGGGCACAAATGTCTGAAATTTGATCCAACAAATCCCGTCGAATCATGTAAGTATAATCCCCTTCTTGGCATTAATAAGGGGAAGGACTGTGAATATCAAGACGCCAGAATTATCGCAGAAATAATATGTGCTTCAGATAAGCCAGATCACTGGTCTCAAAGTGCAACTTCTTTTTTAACAGGAATAATCCTTCATGTTATCTATTCAGAATCTAACCCTACTCTAGGAGGAATAGTTCGTTTTTTAACGTCAACAGAAACAAATTTCGAAGATAAAATGGAACAAATAATGTCCTATCCTCATACGAACGATCACTCTACTTTTGAAAATATCTATCATGATGTTGTAAAGCTAAACGTTGAAGATGAAGAAACACAAGAGTTAACAGTAACAGAGTTTCCAAATACACATCCTGTTGCAGCAAGAGTTGCAGGAGACATGCTAGGAAAGGCAGATAAGGAAAGAGCAAGTATAGTTTCAACAGCTCTTACTAAACTGGGGATATATCAAGATCCCATTATAGACAAAAATACATCTGGCAGTGATTTTAATATAAATGATCTCATGAATGCCGATGTTCCTTTAGATCTTTTTCTTGTAACACCGCCCAAGGCATTAGATGTCACAGCTCCTCTTTTTAGGTTGATCATAACTCAGATTATATATGGACTTACTGAGGAAATGGTATTTATGAATGGAATGAAAAATAAGGGATATAAGCATAGACTTTTACTTTTATTAGACGAATTTTCTGCACTTGGAAAAATTCCATTAAGGCCTAGCGTCGATATTTATGGCTTTTTGCACAAAACACTATTCTAGCTCAATAAAAATAGGGATAGAGAAAATATCCCTACCCCTTAACCTTAATTTCTCTGAGTCCATCTTCTGTAGCTATTTTACTCTCCTCAAATATATATTTTCCTAAAAAATTAACATGCCCTGTGCCTAGTGGACTTACTCTCTTAAATTCTTCTTCATCAAACCATTCATAGTCCTTTATAACGGAATAAATCTTCTCTAAGTACCTTGTATTCCAGATAATTAAAGAGGAAAGTAGGATATTTAAGCAACTAGCTTTTTCTAATTGCTCACCTATTGATCTCTCATTAAGCCTTCCGTGCTTCCCAAAAAACATTAATCTTGCCACGGAGTTTATAGCTTCTCCCTTATTTAGCATCTTTTGTACCTCTTTTCTTAGGTCGTCATCTGAGAAGTACTCTAATATATACTTGGTCTTTATGATTCTTCCAATCTCCTTTAGCCCTTTGGCTACTCCATTATCCCTGTTATATGAGTTTATCTTATTTAAAATCAGTGATGCCTTTACTTTTCCACATCTGATAGATTCAATAAGCCTTAAAATCTCACTGTAGTTTTCAGTTATTATTTTTTCATTTATCTTTTTAAACTTCTTATTACTTACTTCTGTATTCTCAAAATAATAGAGCTGTTGCTGGCTTAGGCTTTTTATTCTTGGTTTAAACTCAAATCCCAGAAGGTAAGTCAATGCAAACATCTGCTCTGTATACCCTGCCGTATCTGTGGAATGTTCATATATTTCGAGCTCTGTACCATGATAAAGTAACCCATCTAACACATGATTACTATCTCTTCCCTCTAGCATCTGAACATAGTATGGAGTATATTGGTCGCTAATATGACGGTATATGCTTCCACCCTTGTTTTTGTAGTGAGTATTATAGTCAGCGTAGATAGTTTTTAGGCTTATAGGTACTCTCATTCCATCAGAAGAAGATTTATGACCTTCTCCCCAGTTCTTAACGATATCCAAAGAGTGGTGGTAATTTACCAGTATCTTTTGAGCTTTGGATAACGCTTCACTACTAAAATAGAACTCATCTATTCTACGAAGAAGAGTTTCATTTATAGAGCTAGAGATAGCCATCTTAGAGAAACCTATATTGTGGCCATTAGACATCAAAGCAGCTATTAAGTGTTTCTGCTTCTCGTAGATATCGTCACTGTCCCTTATATAATCCAATACACCTGTCCATGTGTTTACTTCATAAAGAATTTCAGGCATAGAGATTTTAGGAAAATAATTATAGACTCTGTCACTAAAAATACTTTTATCATCGGCTTGGATATCGGTATTGAATTCTATTTGTCTAGGTATAACCAGCAAATTCTTTAGAGTCTCCAGAAAGATTCTCACTTCTTTAGCATCAGATACCTTCTTATCTTCCACCAAATAATGATCGAAGCTATTGTATTTTTTACTTTCCTTTACAAAGATATCTCCAGACCTTATATAGTCTCTAATGGAGTACAGAAGAGCTAATTCAATAGACTTCTTGCTAGACCCCATTTTCTTTATATTTTTCTGCCATTGATTGTTAAATATGGAAATATCCATATCAATTTTCTTTTTATGTTTTAAGGCTGGAAACTCTTTAAGATTCCTTATAAACTCGGGCTTAGTATTGCTTTCAAACTCTATAATTTCAATAAGTTCATTGGTATAATTGAAGCTGGATTGGGACTTTAACAGGAAATCAATCTCCTCCAGTTCATCTCTCTGAGACTCCAGTTCTTCATTGAGAGGTAATAAAGACTCCTGTAATTCCCTTAACTCCTGTACACCATTTAGTTCAAGAACCTCCTTTACAACCTCTTTTAACTTTAAGGTATTCATTTTTAATTGCTCTTGATTCTTTAGGTTATATATCTTGGACTTTTTCCTACTCCTCTTAAGAACAGTCTGAGTATATGCAGAAGTTACCTCTATAACCATATCTACAAACTCTTTCCTTCTAAAGTGTATAAACATAGCAAGATAAGCTAATTTCTTATTCTCGTCAGAAAACTGATCTATTCTATGTTTATCAGATTTTTGAACCTCTAGATTAAAGTACCTTACCTTGGCTTCACTTAAGAAACTTAGATCCAAGGGACTTCTATAGGTATCAAGTTCCTTTATCATCTTTAGCAGTGCTTTAGCTCCACCTGAATTGGCATTAACACTTATATTCTTTATCCTGGAGTAGGTTGATGTCCCTGATGCTTCTATATCCAGTAAAGAATACAGCCTAAAAGGATCTTCTACATTACTTCGGATTTCTTGAAAAATTTTGTCATCTGACTCCTTTATTTCCAACCACAATAAGTGTTCCATTATCTGTAGTGAAGGAGGTACAATTTTCTTATCTTTCAATACTTTAAAAGCTTCCTTAACTATAGCTACGTTATCACCATAAGAAAAAGCTATCTTATAAAACTCTTCCCTTATATTATCTGTGTATTTGAACTCAGAGTAACTGTACTCTTCTATAATTTGATAAAAATATCTGGACTTTGTATTCTTTATCCTCCAATGCTCACCTAGATTTTTAGCAGTACATCCTAACTGATCTTCTATAAAATTAACTACAACACCTGGTATTTTTTCAGGAAGATGCCTTATGTCCAGTCCTTTAACCCTTAAATATAAAAGCTGAAGAGCATAGCCAATCCTATGATATGGTTTAGGCAATTCTTGAATTTCCTTTATTTCTTCAGGGGTTAAGGTGAAGTTTGTTGACAGTTCCTTCTCGTTACATATTGACAATAAGATCTCTTCCCTTTCCCTTCTTAAAAGGATCTTGTTTCTATATCTCATGGCTGCCCTCTTTCTTCATCTTATAAAACATTGCCTTTGAACACCCTATCGCTTCAAGGGCTTCTTTCACTGAGATATAATCAGGGTTATTTTTGTTTCTTGTAAGTGGATAAATTACTTTGAACCTTTCTCTAAGCTCTGTATCTTTGCTTCTGCCGAATTTAACCCCTTTAGATAAAGCCCTTTTAACACCTTCTCTCTGCCTCTTTCTCAACTCTTTCCTTTCCCACTCTGCTCTAAGGAGATCTACTTCAAGCATTGTATCTAGCATGACATTCAGCATAGCTTCAGCCAGAGAATTAGCTTTCTTAGAATTCAGATTTTCCTTTAAAAACTCATTTAAGTATCCCTGATCTATAGATTCTACTATGATACCTTTATTTGTAAGGTCTATAAGGCGTCTTCTTACCTCTTTAGCATCTCTTCCTATTCGATCTAAGTTTTTAACAACAATAGTATCGTTTTCTTTAACCCATTCATTTACAAGCTCATTCCAGGCTTGTCTATTCTCAAAACTCTTTCCAGATTTCTTCTCTTTGAATATAGTCCTTTCTGTAGCTCCAATTTCTTTAAAGGCTTGGATTTGCCTATCTAGATTTTGTGTATCAGATGAAACTCTAGCATAAAAATATTTCATTCACTACCTCCGATGCTTTTATTATCTCTACACTTTTCAGGTGGAAAAAGTCAATGAAATATATAGTATTTTATGAACTAAAGTTTATAAATAAGGAATAGAATGTTTATAGACTAAAAAAACAGAGATTTAAAACAGGTCTATAATAGTATACTATCGTAGACTCCTACTAAAGAATCTCTGTTTTTATTGATTTTATTGGGATAGATTTACATTTGGTGCCGAAAGCCATAAATATCGACGCTAGGCCTTTAAGAATATCTTACTCTTGAACTCCCCTATAGTCTCAACTCCGTCTGACTCGCCTATCCTAAAAATAACCCCCTCTACCACTGGGAAAAAGTCAAACAGCTTTATTATCCCCTCCATCAAAAGCTCAGTCTCGGTTACCTTTCCTTTTTTTAGATAACTCTCTATACTGTCGTTATAAAACATAATGTCTGTGGTCACAAAAATTTTCATTTGGGATTCTACTGCTATTTTAAATATTTCACTGTAAAGTTCTCTATATCTTTGGATCTTCTTTTTCAGGTCAGGGTCATAGAAATCAAAATCCACCATATAACAAAGTTCATCTACTGAGACTGCGGTGTACCCCATATCTTTTGCTTTCTCAATAAAAATCTTGAAGTAACCCACAATCTTTTGAATTTTCTTTTGGCTTAGATCCTGTTTCTCTAGATAGTAGAATGGAATTTTTGACCAGTTGAGCTTCTTCTTTTTTATTCCCGTAAAAAAAGGACCAATGGTATCGATCATATAAATTTTTTCCACTCTCAATCCCCCCATACAGAAAATAACAAACGAAATTTAAGTTATTATAACAAATTTAAGAGTGAACTTTGCCTTTCTTTACACATCTTTTGCATTGAAAAAAATAAAAGCCTCCGGTATTTCCGAAAGCCTTTAAGGTTTTTATCTTTATTTAACTTTATTGTACCAGCTTAAAAACTTTTTTATCCCGTCTTTAAACTGAGTTTTAGGGTTATATCCCAAAATCTCTTTTGCCTTAGTTATATCTGCATAAGTCTTCTTAACGTCTCCAGGCTGCATAGGCTGCCTGTCTATCTTGGCCTCTATACCTAGCCCTGCCTCTATGGTTCCTACCATCTCATTGAGAGATATAGTATGAGATTCCCCTAGATTGAAGATTTCATATACTTTCTTGTTATTTTCAAGGTATTTTATGGATTTTACCACCCCATCTATAATATCGTCTATGTAGGTATAGTCCCTCTGAGTAGTCCCGTCTCCATAAAATGGAATGGCTTCTCCTGCTGTTATCATCCTTGTGAACTTATGTATAGCAAGGTCCGGCCTTTGCCTAGGACCATACACTGTAAAGAACCTCAGTTGGATCATATCGATGCTATAGAGGTGGTGATAGACATGTCCCATTACCTCTCCCGACTTTTTTGTAGCGGCATAGGGAGATATGGCATAGTCCACAACGGCCGTTTCTTTAAAAGGGGCATCTTTATTGTTACCGTACACCGATGAAGAGGATGCCTGGATAAATTTATTTATCCCGTGAGTCTTACATAACTCTAGTAGATTCATAAGGCCCTTCACATTGACCTCTTCGTAGAGCAAGGGATTTTCAAGAGATGGTCTCACTCCTGCCATAGCAGCAAGGTTGATAACCATTTCTACATTTTCTTCTTCAAATATTTTTTTTAAAAAATCAAAATCCCTTATATCACCTCTATACAACTTGTAGTTTGGATTATCTAGATTACTCCTTACATTTCTTTCTTTTATTTTCACATCATAATAAGCATTAAAATTATCTACAACCACCACTTTGTGTCCCTCATTGAGTAGATAGTCGCAAAGGTGTGAGCCTATGAAGCCTGCTCCGCCGGTTACTAGATACTTTTTCATTAGATCATCTCCTAATCTATATTTTCCAGCCCTTATCCCTTAAAATCTTCTTATTCTTTTTTATCTTTGCCACTATGGGATTCCTTTTAAAAAATTTTACTAAAAGTACGAGATAATAAAAAATATTTTTCCTATACGGGTATATCATCTCCTTATAAGAGTCATTTTTCATAGTTACCATATCATAATGTGCCCTGTAATTTCCAAAACACATTTTTTTGGCCTGAGTATCTATCACCTTGACACCTTCTTTTGTAATTATAAAATTACTCGGATTACAGTCTCCATGATAGACTCCGTACTTATGCATTTCTTTTGTAGCCTCTACCGCCATATGCTTATTTTTTAAAACAGCTTCCCCGTCTGCCATCTCGAAAATTATACGGGATTCTTCAATCATACCATATTTTCTATTTACAATAGCTCCTAGAGGCATAGCAAAGATATCCAACCCTTTTTCTTTTAAGATATTAATATTTTTAAGAGTCTCCACTACTTCTCCAGACTTGAAAAGAGTAAAAAATTTCCTCTGGGGTATTCTAAATTCGTTTCTTGGAGATTTCATAACATAATCTTTACCATAATAATTTATTTTCACTACATAATTACGCAGAGTATTTTTAAACTCCTCTTTTATTTCAATGTCATTATCTGCTATTTTTTTTAAAATATTTTCGATTTCGGAATCATAAAAAAACAATTTATATCCCTTATACTCTTTTTCTATAAAATCATTCATAAAGTCCCTTTCAAAGTTAAAAATAGAAAATTATCTTTTCTCAACATACCTGTCTATCATATCGTCCAGTTTTTCTATAACATGACTGGGCTTTATATCAAAATATTCTTTAGCCCCTATATCCTTAGTCTCTATACCCTGATGCCTGTCATTTGCATTGGATAGCCACTCCTTCTTCTCTGCACTTGGACTAAATATAGCGAGGCTAGGGACATCCAATCCCTGAGCTATATGTCTAGGCCCACCTTCATTTCCCACAAACATATCACAGTTTGCAAGAAGCATGGCCAGTTCTCTTATAGACTTGGTTTCTACGTTGGAAAATATATTTTTATTCCACTCCATCATTTCGTGAGTTTCCTTGGCATAGGTTTTCTCTGTAGGGGAATAATAAAACACAGCCTGAGCCTTATACTTATCAATACAGTGATTTATGACTTCTACCATGTAGTCTCTTTTCCATATTTTATTCGGTCTTCTAGAATTTATAGCAAACGCAAAAACAGGCTTATTGAAATTTATACCTGCTTGTTGCATTCTATATCTGAGTTTTTTCTTTTCTTCATCAGTCAAATGGATACTATAATCGTGATCGTATTTTACATCTACTCCGCTATTTTCTAGTGGTTTTAGCATCTTTAGAAACTTATCCACCTTATCCTTGGCGTCTCTTGGTTCGTCAATCTTATGGGTGTAGGTATAGCCTCTCTTGGACTTTCTCCGACCTATCCTATATTTCGCCGTTGGAGAGAGAAGGGTAAAGACTTCACTCTTAGGAGTAGACATTATGTCTATAACAATATCGTACTTTTTTCTGGTGACTTTCCAAACCTTTCTTAAGTATTTAAAAGGATTTTTCTGCTCCTCTCTTGTTATGGATATTACTTTGTCTATGGAAAGATGATTTTCAAAAAGTGGAGCTATATGCTCATATACCACATAATCTATTTCACCGTCTGGATAAGTTTTTTTTAAACTTCCGCATATAGGGGATGCCAGAACAGAGTCTCCTATCTGCTTAAATCTAACCACTAATATTTTCATAAGCAATTACCTCTTATCATACATTTTTTCATAATACTTCTGGTAGTCTCCACTCACTACCTCATCCACCCATTTCTGGTTTTCAAGATACCATCTTATAGTCTTTTCTATCCCATCTGCAAATGGTGTCTCAGGATAAAAACCTAACTCTTTCACAGTTTTAGTAGGATCTATAGCATATCTGGCATCATGACCTAGTCTATCTTGTACGTGAGTTATAAGGTTATAATTAATATTATTTAAATCCGTCTTAAGAATTTTTTGATACTCAGGTTCTTCATTCATTATTCTAGTAATTATATCTATGGTAAGTTTTACGATATTGATATTCTGTTCTTCATTAAATCCACCTATGTTATAAGCTTCACCAAGTCTTCCTTTGTTTATCACCATGTCAATTCCCTTACAGTGGTCATCTACATATAACCAGTCTCTTACCTGCTTACCATCTCCATATACTGGTAAATTCTTT carries:
- a CDS encoding GDP-mannose 4,6-dehydratase, with the translated sequence MKKYLVTGGAGFIGSHLCDYLLNEGHKVVVVDNFNAYYDVKIKERNVRSNLDNPNYKLYRGDIRDFDFLKKIFEEENVEMVINLAAMAGVRPSLENPLLYEEVNVKGLMNLLELCKTHGINKFIQASSSSVYGNNKDAPFKETAVVDYAISPYAATKKSGEVMGHVYHHLYSIDMIQLRFFTVYGPRQRPDLAIHKFTRMITAGEAIPFYGDGTTQRDYTYIDDIIDGVVKSIKYLENNKKVYEIFNLGESHTISLNEMVGTIEAGLGIEAKIDRQPMQPGDVKKTYADITKAKEILGYNPKTQFKDGIKKFLSWYNKVK
- a CDS encoding glycosyltransferase family 9 protein codes for the protein MKILVVRFKQIGDSVLASPICGSLKKTYPDGEIDYVVYEHIAPLFENHLSIDKVISITREEQKNPFKYLRKVWKVTRKKYDIVIDIMSTPKSEVFTLLSPTAKYRIGRRKSKRGYTYTHKIDEPRDAKDKVDKFLKMLKPLENSGVDVKYDHDYSIHLTDEEKKKLRYRMQQAGINFNKPVFAFAINSRRPNKIWKRDYMVEVINHCIDKYKAQAVFYYSPTEKTYAKETHEMMEWNKNIFSNVETKSIRELAMLLANCDMFVGNEGGPRHIAQGLDVPSLAIFSPSAEKKEWLSNANDRHQGIETKDIGAKEYFDIKPSHVIEKLDDMIDRYVEKR
- a CDS encoding TrbI/VirB10 family protein, translating into MSESSNEKQVKKDVIPGKHINKRSLIIAFVLILGIIILTSSFKNKGSSEEKKSINLEEKMTVNNVSDLPNSYQEMRIKEEIETPFDNSNYTENVIYQNQMLDEEKHKKLDKLYQEAELAKRSGIGFGVNKRNNENTSIDQTTYISREQNLNDQGSKDSFLKNKESSPTYLKNYIEDPISPYEIKAGTVIPGIMITGINSDLPGNIVGQVRESVFDKVSGNYLLIPQGTKIFGTYDSNVSWGQNRVLIVWQRLIFPNGKSINLSNMPGVDLTGQAGFSDKVNNHFGTLLKGVVLTSITGAGSAIVTNDENNDYESEAAKAAGIAIINIGNNFAEKALDVQPTIEIRAGYRFNIMVNSDMILTPYE
- a CDS encoding recombinase family protein → MKYFYARVSSDTQNLDRQIQAFKEIGATERTIFKEKKSGKSFENRQAWNELVNEWVKENDTIVVKNLDRIGRDAKEVRRRLIDLTNKGIIVESIDQGYLNEFLKENLNSKKANSLAEAMLNVMLDTMLEVDLLRAEWERKELRKRQREGVKRALSKGVKFGRSKDTELRERFKVIYPLTRNKNNPDYISVKEALEAIGCSKAMFYKMKKEGSHEI
- a CDS encoding type IV secretory system conjugative DNA transfer family protein, with protein sequence MKLNFNFYKKNIIGYIFILFLLSGIWMATQTFAKYTGYHPGLGDPLVKFKGIKIYKPFLILIWLNKYSHFAPIAAQKSTQTLFGFIFTGFFIMAIFKRQNSSLDTHGTARWANICDIRESGLYLKNKEVEKALKSSGMWNLYTKRLPKEEHHRDGVVLGKDRKGREIIHNGVEHIMLMAPTRSGKGVGVIIPTLLTWKHSTIVNDIKGENYQLTKKFREALGHKCLKFDPTNPVESCKYNPLLGINKGKDCEYQDARIIAEIICASDKPDHWSQSATSFLTGIILHVIYSESNPTLGGIVRFLTSTETNFEDKMEQIMSYPHTNDHSTFENIYHDVVKLNVEDEETQELTVTEFPNTHPVAARVAGDMLGKADKERASIVSTALTKLGIYQDPIIDKNTSGSDFNINDLMNADVPLDLFLVTPPKALDVTAPLFRLIITQIIYGLTEEMVFMNGMKNKGYKHRLLLLLDEFSALGKIPLRPSVDIYGFLHKTLF
- a CDS encoding Tn3 family transposase — its product is MRYRNKILLRREREEILLSICNEKELSTNFTLTPEEIKEIQELPKPYHRIGYALQLLYLRVKGLDIRHLPEKIPGVVVNFIEDQLGCTAKNLGEHWRIKNTKSRYFYQIIEEYSYSEFKYTDNIREEFYKIAFSYGDNVAIVKEAFKVLKDKKIVPPSLQIMEHLLWLEIKESDDKIFQEIRSNVEDPFRLYSLLDIEASGTSTYSRIKNISVNANSGGAKALLKMIKELDTYRSPLDLSFLSEAKVRYFNLEVQKSDKHRIDQFSDENKKLAYLAMFIHFRRKEFVDMVIEVTSAYTQTVLKRSRKKSKIYNLKNQEQLKMNTLKLKEVVKEVLELNGVQELRELQESLLPLNEELESQRDELEEIDFLLKSQSSFNYTNELIEIIEFESNTKPEFIRNLKEFPALKHKKKIDMDISIFNNQWQKNIKKMGSSKKSIELALLYSIRDYIRSGDIFVKESKKYNSFDHYLVEDKKVSDAKEVRIFLETLKNLLVIPRQIEFNTDIQADDKSIFSDRVYNYFPKISMPEILYEVNTWTGVLDYIRDSDDIYEKQKHLIAALMSNGHNIGFSKMAISSSINETLLRRIDEFYFSSEALSKAQKILVNYHHSLDIVKNWGEGHKSSSDGMRVPISLKTIYADYNTHYKNKGGSIYRHISDQYTPYYVQMLEGRDSNHVLDGLLYHGTELEIYEHSTDTAGYTEQMFALTYLLGFEFKPRIKSLSQQQLYYFENTEVSNKKFKKINEKIITENYSEILRLIESIRCGKVKASLILNKINSYNRDNGVAKGLKEIGRIIKTKYILEYFSDDDLRKEVQKMLNKGEAINSVARLMFFGKHGRLNERSIGEQLEKASCLNILLSSLIIWNTRYLEKIYSVIKDYEWFDEEEFKRVSPLGTGHVNFLGKYIFEESKIATEDGLREIKVKG
- a CDS encoding lipopolysaccharide biosynthesis protein, with amino-acid sequence MNDFIEKEYKGYKLFFYDSEIENILKKIADNDIEIKEEFKNTLRNYVVKINYYGKDYVMKSPRNEFRIPQRKFFTLFKSGEVVETLKNINILKEKGLDIFAMPLGAIVNRKYGMIEESRIIFEMADGEAVLKNKHMAVEATKEMHKYGVYHGDCNPSNFIITKEGVKVIDTQAKKMCFGNYRAHYDMVTMKNDSYKEMIYPYRKNIFYYLVLLVKFFKRNPIVAKIKKNKKILRDKGWKI